A stretch of the Vigna radiata var. radiata cultivar VC1973A chromosome 7, Vradiata_ver6, whole genome shotgun sequence genome encodes the following:
- the LOC106766294 gene encoding protein ECERIFERUM 26-like: MAVCYASENLPQLQIEAVLSVRPLKVTEPRRVRQVLMSDTDCIHGCYQIVLYYESLNEEEGDKFLAGWIVESLGSALVEHPLLSGRLKRKDSDEDEAVLEIVSNDSGIRLYEVRFPMVLSEFLSLRAEKEHLEAELVFWKEIDEQNPQFSPLFYVQVTQFECGGYTVGISCSLLLADALVVENFLKNWADIHSSMLLQRQEIKAPIFHPSLLVKNDEPPPADVINRTRCRKAQSMGFKFIGKDLNLNQEFYRKVAMLCVEEAEKKLEKKVWTEFSLFVKESCEVIKVEGHSKSGYCKKVLDQSLKNEISGGTWNDFGEFFMFHEGNKPVLVSRWIGSIADDGKVVVIPSPEEKASALIIVSLP; encoded by the exons ATGGCTGTGTGTTATGCCAGCGAAAACCTCCCACAGCTGCAGATTGAAGCTGTGCTCAGTGTACGACCGCTGAAGGTGACAGAACCACGACGAGTTCGCCAGGTTTTGATGAGTGACACTGACTGCATTCATGGATGCTACCAAATCGTTCTCTACTACGAGTCGTTGAACGAGGAAGAGGGTGATAAGTTTTTGGCTGGTTGGATTGTAGAGTCACTAGGAAGTGCCTTGGTGGAACACCCACTTCTTTCTGGGAGGCTCAAAAGGAAGGACAGTGATGAGGACGAGGCAGTGTTGGAAATTGTGTCCAATGATTCTGGCATTCGACTCTACGAGGTTCGCTTCCCCATGGTCTTGTCAGAGTTTCTTTCCTTGAGAGCTGAAAAGGAGCATCTTGAGGCTGAGCTTGTCTTTTGGAAGGAAATTGATGAACAGAATCCTCAGTTCTCTCCTCTCTTTTACGTCCAG GTGACCCAGTTTGAATGTGGTGGATACACAGTAGGTATTAGCTGCAGCCTTCTCTTGGCAGATGCATTGGTGGTAGAGAACTTCCTGAAGAATTGGGCTGACATTCACAGCAGCATGTTACTCCAAAGACAAGAGATTAAAGCACCCATATTTCATCCCTCTCTTCTCGTAAAAAACGACGAGCCTCCCCCAGCTGATGTGATCAACCGCACAAGATGCAGAAAGGCACAGAGCATGGGATTCAAGTTCATTGGCAAGGACTTAAATTTGAACCAGGAATTTTACAGGAAAGTTGCAATGCTATGCGTTGAGGAAGCAGAGAAAAAGCTTGAAAAGAAGGTGTGGACAGAATTTAGTTTGTTTGTGAAAGAATCGTGTGAGGTCATCAAGGTAGAGGGTCACTCAAAGAGTGGATACTGTAAGAAAGTGTTGGACCAAAGCCTAAAGAATGAAATCAGTGGTGGCACGTGGAATGATTTTGGAGAGTTCTTCATGTTTCATGAAGGAAACAAACCTGTCCTTGTTTCTCGTTGGATTGGATCAATTGCTGATGATGGAAAAGTTGTAGTAATTCCATCTCCGGAGGAAAAGGCCTCTGCTTTGATCATAGTGTCGCTCCCTTGA
- the LOC106768671 gene encoding GTP-binding protein YPTM2, protein MNPEYDYLFKLLLIGDSGVGKSCLLLRFADDSYLDSYISTIGVDFKIRTVEQDGKTIKLQIWDTAGQERFRTITSSYYRGAHGIIVVYDVTDQDSFNNVKQWLNEIDRYASENVNKLLVGNKCDLTANKVVSYETAKAFADEIGIPFMETSAKNATNVEQVFMAMAAEIKNRMASQPVNNARPPTVQIRGQPVNQKAGCCSN, encoded by the exons ATGAATCCCGAATA CGATTATTTGTTCAAGCTTTTGCTGATTGGAGATTCTGGTGTAGGCAAGTCATGTCTTCTCCTTAGGTTTGCT GATGATTCATACCTTGATAGCTACATCAGTACCATTGGAGTGGACTTT AAAATACGCACTGTGGAGCAGGATGGGAAGACTATTAAACTTCAAATT TGGGACACTGCGGGCCAGGAACGTTTCCGGACAATCACTAGCAGCTACTATCGTGGGGCTCATGGCATTATT GTTGTTTATGATGTCACTGACCAAGATAGCTTCAATAATGTTAAGCAGTGGCTGAATGAAATTGACCGTTATGCAAGTGAAAATGTTAACAAGCTTCTAGTTGGAAACAAGTGTGATCTTACAGCAAATAAAGTTGTGTCCTACGAGACAGCAAAG GCATTTGCGGACGAAATTGGAATTCCGTTCATGGAAACTAGTGCTAAAAATGCCACTAATGTAGAGCAGGTTTTCATGGCCATGGCTGCTGAAATTAAAAACAG AATGGCAAGCCAACCAGTGAACAATGCAAGGCCTCCAACCGTCCAAATTCGAGGACAGCCAGTGAACCAGAAGGCAGGTTGCTGCTCGAATTAG